A window from Mus caroli chromosome 2, CAROLI_EIJ_v1.1, whole genome shotgun sequence encodes these proteins:
- the LOC110289552 gene encoding olfactory receptor 1030, whose amino-acid sequence MLAPKKMVRGNYSMVTEFILLGLTDRPELQPLLFVLFLVIYLITVGGNLGMMVLIRIDSRLHTPMYYFLASLSCLDLCYSTNVTPKMLVNFLSEKKTISYAACLVQCYFFIAMVITEYYMLAVMAYDRYMAICNPLLYSSKMSKGVCVRLIAGPYIYGFLSGLMETMWTYRLTFCGSNIINHFYCADPPLIRLSCSDTFIKETSMFVVAGFNLSNSLFIILISYLFILIAILRMRSAEGRRKAFSTCGSHLVAVTVFYGTLFCMYVRPPTDKSVEQSKIIAVFYTFVSPMLNPIIYSLRNKDVKHAFWKLVRRNVLSK is encoded by the coding sequence ATGCTGGCACCTAAGAAAATGGTCAGAGGCAATTACTCAATGGTGACTGAATTTATTCTCTTGGGATTAACTGATCGTCCAGAGCTGCAGCCTTTGCTTTTTGTGCTCTTCCTGGTGATCTATCTGATCACTGTGGGAGGGAATCTTGGCATGATGGTGTTGATCAGGATAGATTCCCGCCTGCATACCCCTATGTACTATTTTCTTGCCAGTTTGTCATGTTTGGATTTGTGCTATTCTACCAATGTGACTCCCAAGATGCTGGTGAACTTTTTATCAGAGAAGAAAACCATTTCATATGCTGCGTGTTTAGTCCAGTGTTATTTTTTCATTGCTATGGTGATTACTGAATATTACATGTTAGCTGTGATGGCCTATGACAGGTATATGGCCATCTGTAACCCTTTGCTTTACAGTAGCAAGATGTCCAAAGGGGTATGTGTGCGTCTGATTGCTGGTCCCTATATCTATGGCTTCCTTAGTGGCCTGATGGAAACCATGTGGACATATCGCTTGACCTTCTGTGGCTCCAATATCATCAACCACTTCTACTGCGCTGACCCTCCACTCATCAGACTCTCCTGCTCTgacacattcattaaggaaacatCAATGTTTGTAGTAGCAGGATTTAACCTCTCCAATTCCCTGTTCATAATCCTCATTTCCTACCTGTTCATTCTCATTGCCATCTTGAGGATGCGTTCTGCTGAAGGTAGGCGCAAAGCCTTTTCCACCTGTGGATCTCATCTGGTGGCAGTGACTGTGTTTTATGGGACGCTATTCTGCATGTATGTTAGACCTCCCACAGATAAGTCAGTGGAGCAGTCCAAAATTATTGCTGTGTTCTATACTTTCGTAAGTCCCATGTTGAACCCCATCATTTATAGTCTGAGGAATAAGGATGTGAAACATGCTTTTTGGAAGCTGGTCAGAAGAAATGTGCTTTCAAAGTAA
- the LOC110289663 gene encoding LOW QUALITY PROTEIN: olfactory receptor 5M8-like (The sequence of the model RefSeq protein was modified relative to this genomic sequence to represent the inferred CDS: inserted 1 base in 1 codon) — MTRNFTSVTEFILLGLTSHVELQILFFVLFLVVYVVTIAGNLGMILLIKANARLHTPMYFFLSHLSFVDMCFSSNVTPKMLQIFLSERKTISYSACLVQCYLFIALVHVEFYILALMAFDRYMAICNPLLYGSKMSQSVCTSLITVPYVYGALTGLMETMWTYNLAFCGHNEINHFYCADPPLIKLACSDTYHKETSMLVVAGFNLSFSLLIILTSYLYIFPAILRISSTEGKRKAFSTCGSHLTAVIIFYATLFFMYLRPTSKESVEQGKMVAVFYTTVIPMLNPMIYSLRNKDVKEAISKELSHKKMYFSXKKKFNFLLHSWNFL; from the exons ATGACGAGAAACTTCACCTCTGTGACTGAATTCATCCTCCTGGGTCTCACTAGCCATGTGGAGCTTCAAATTCTCTTTTTTGTGTTGTTTCTAGTGGTATATGTGGTCACAATTGCAGGCAACCTGGGCATGATCCTGCTCATCAAGGCCAATGCCAggctccacacacccatgtactttttctTGAGCCACTTGTCCTTTGTGGATATGTGCTTCTCTTCCAATGTgaccccaaagatgctccaaaTTTTCCTTTCAGAGAGGAAAACTATATCCTACTCTGCATGCTTGGTCCAATGTTACCTCTTCATTGCATTGGTCCACGTTGAATTCTACATCCTGGCTCTGATGGCCTTTGATCGTTACATGGCCATCTGCAACCCTCTGCTTTATGGTAGCAAGATGTCCCAGAGTGTATGCACATCTCTAATCACAGTGCCTTATGTGTATGGGGCACTTACTGGTCTGATGGAGACCATGTGGACTTACAACCTGGCTTTCTGTGGCCACAATGAAATCAATCACTTCTATTGTGCTGATCCACCATTGATTAAGCTGGCTTGTTCTGACACTTATCACAAGGAAACCTCCATGCTTGTTGTAGCTGGATTTaacctctccttctccctgctcaTTATTCTCACTTCCTACCTGTATATCTTTCCTGCTATTCTGAGGATTAGCTCTACAGAAGGCAAACGAAAAGCTTTCTCCACCTGTGGCTCCCATCTGACAGCTGTCATCATATTCTATGCAACTCTTTTTTTCATGTATCTCAGACCAACATCTAAAGAGTCTGTGGAACAAGGTAAAATGGTTGCTGTGTTCTATACCACTGTGATTCCCATGTTGAACCCCATGATTTACAGCCTGAGGAACAAAGATGTAAAAGAAGCAATAAGCAAGGAACTGTcacacaaaaaaatgtattttt gaaaaaagaaattcaattttcttttgcACTCGTGGAACTTTTTGTAG
- the LOC110289812 gene encoding olfactory receptor 5M3, with translation MLNFTDVTEFILLGLTSRKELQVLFFVIFLMVYIVTMVGNIGMMILIKISPQLSSPMYFFLSHLSFVDVWFSSNVTPKMLENLLSKTKKISYSGCLVQCFFFIALVHVEIFILAVMAFDRYMAIGKPLLYGSKMSRVVCIRLISFPYIYGFLTSLAATLWTYGLYFCGKTEINHFYCADPPLIKMACAGTFVKEYTMIILAGINFTYSLSVVIISYLFILIAILRMRSAEGRRKAFSTCGSHLTAVVIFYGTLIFMYLRRPTEESVEQGKMVAVFYTTVIPMLNPMIYSLRNKDVKEAMDKVISRKCLIK, from the coding sequence ATGCTCAATTTCACAGATGTGACTGAATTTATTCTACTGGGCTTAACCAGCAGAAAGGAACTGCAAGTTCTcttctttgtcatttttctcaTGGTCTACATAGTTACCATGGTGGGCAACATTGGCATGATGATATTAATTAAGATCAGTCCACAGCTCAGCAGCCCAATGTACTTTTTCCTGAGTCATTTGTCATTTGTTGATGTGTGGTTTTCTTCAAACGTCACTCCTAAAATGCTGGAAAACTTGctgtcaaagacaaaaaaaatttctTATTCTGGCTGCTTAGTACAGTGCTTCTTCTTCATTGCCCTTGTTCATGTGGAAATCTTCATTCTTGCTGTGATGGCCTTTGACAGGTACATGGCAATTGGAAAGCCTCTGCTCTATGGTAGCAAAATGTCCAGGGTGGTTTGCATCCGACTTATTTCTTTCCCCTACATATATGGGTTTCTGACTAGTCTGGCTGCAACCTTATGGACTTATGGCTTGTACTTCTGTGGGAAAACTGAGATCAACCACTTCTACTGTGCAGACCCACCCCTCATCAAGATGGCCTGTGCAGGGACTTTTGTGAAAGAATATACAATGATTATACTTGCAGGCATTAACTTCACATACTCACTTTCTGTAGTCATTATCTCCTACCTGTTCATTCTCATTGCCATTCTCAGAATGCGTTCTGCAGAAGGCAGGCGCAAGGCATTTTCCACCTGTGGGTCTCACCTCACAGCAGTTGTAATATTTTATGGCACTCTCATCTTCATGTACCTCAGACGTCCCACTGAGGAGTCAGTGGAGCAAGGAAAGATGGTGGCTGTGTTCTACACCACTGTGATCCCCATGTTGAACCCCATGATCTACAGTCTGAGGAATAAGGATGTCAAAGAAGCCATGGACAAAGTGATTAGCCGAAAGTGCTTAATTAAGTAA